One genomic segment of Oxobacter pfennigii includes these proteins:
- a CDS encoding Fic family protein: MVRLPNDKYTPPYTLTDEIINLIAEISELVGAVTVKSSMESSPRLRRENRIRTIHASLAIENNTLSLDNVTDIINGKRVLGAPGEIREVKNTYEAYNLLLGYDPYSINDMLKAHKVLMTDLTKEAGCFRSGGVGVFAGEQLVHMAPPAELVPKLTAELMSWAKQEKVHPLIKSCVFHYEFEFIHPFADGNGRMGRMWQTLLLYQWKQLFAWLPVETIIKERQQEYYDVLAAADRNSDSGVFIAFLLRAIFDTLKELEETEQGRVQVTEQVEKLMTVLRDGEWSGKELMIHLGLKHRPTFLKNYLQPAIALGLVEMTFPETPNSKKQKYRLVKK, translated from the coding sequence GTGGTTAGATTGCCCAATGATAAATATACGCCTCCATACACACTGACGGATGAAATCATAAATCTTATTGCAGAGATAAGCGAGCTTGTTGGTGCTGTGACTGTAAAGAGCAGCATGGAGTCAAGTCCACGGTTGCGCCGTGAGAACCGTATCCGCACTATACATGCCAGTTTGGCTATTGAGAATAACACTCTTTCACTTGATAACGTCACCGACATCATCAACGGCAAGCGTGTACTTGGTGCACCCGGTGAAATCCGGGAGGTTAAAAACACCTACGAGGCATATAACCTTCTTCTGGGATATGACCCTTATTCTATAAACGATATGCTTAAAGCTCATAAGGTTTTGATGACTGATTTGACAAAGGAGGCGGGGTGTTTTCGCTCCGGTGGCGTCGGAGTTTTTGCAGGAGAACAGCTTGTGCATATGGCTCCGCCTGCAGAACTTGTACCAAAGCTTACTGCTGAATTGATGAGCTGGGCAAAACAAGAAAAGGTGCATCCCCTCATCAAAAGCTGTGTGTTTCATTATGAATTTGAATTCATCCATCCTTTTGCTGATGGCAACGGGCGAATGGGACGAATGTGGCAGACATTGCTTCTATATCAATGGAAGCAATTATTTGCGTGGCTGCCGGTTGAGACCATTATTAAAGAACGTCAGCAGGAATATTACGACGTTTTGGCGGCTGCAGACAGGAATTCTGACTCCGGTGTGTTCATTGCTTTTTTGCTTAGGGCCATTTTTGATACGCTGAAAGAATTGGAAGAGACCGAACAAGGACGCGTACAGGTAACCGAACAAGTAGAAAAGTTGATGACTGTTCTCCGGGACGGAGAATGGTCAGGCAAGGAATTGATGATACATCTTGGATTGAAGCATCGGCCGACATTCTTGAAGAACTACCTTCAGCCGGCGATTGCTTTAGGGCTTGTGGAGATGACTTTTCCGGAAACGCCCAA
- a CDS encoding nucleotidyltransferase domain-containing protein yields the protein MNIQDNIDSIKKQIIAKYSPVKLILFGSWSKMTGTDKSDIDLCIIKDTVDKKDLLTDMYLNIESDLPIDIIIYTEQEWFECVNDTTSFAYSINQQGVSIHG from the coding sequence ATGAATATTCAGGATAATATAGACTCCATAAAAAAACAGATTATCGCAAAGTATTCGCCGGTAAAATTGATTTTGTTTGGTTCCTGGTCAAAAATGACAGGCACTGATAAAAGCGATATAGATTTATGTATTATAAAGGATACGGTTGATAAAAAAGATCTGCTGACCGATATGTATTTGAATATTGAAAGTGATTTGCCAATTGATATTATCATTTATACTGAACAAGAATGGTTCGAATGTGTAAATGACACAACAAGTTTCGCTTATTCCATTAACCAGCAGGGGGTATCAATTCATGGTTGA
- a CDS encoding HEPN domain-containing protein, with translation MVDSPRYKDWLNKSERDIKSAKVLKENDCGNDTVAFHCHQAIEKALKGFILYKKKELISGHSLVYLCKESAVLHNAFKNYLKECALINQYYIETRYPADIPLIVTDDDASECIKIAEDIYNMVLINLGA, from the coding sequence ATGGTTGATAGTCCACGGTACAAAGATTGGCTTAATAAGAGTGAAAGAGATATTAAATCCGCTAAAGTCCTTAAAGAAAATGATTGCGGAAATGATACTGTGGCTTTTCATTGCCATCAAGCTATTGAAAAGGCTTTAAAAGGTTTCATATTATATAAAAAGAAAGAACTGATTTCAGGACACAGCTTGGTTTATTTATGCAAGGAATCAGCAGTTTTACATAATGCATTTAAAAATTATTTAAAGGAATGTGCCTTGATAAATCAATATTATATTGAAACCAGGTATCCAGCTGACATTCCATTAATTGTTACAGATGATGATGCCTCAGAATGTATTAAAATCGCTGAGGATATTTATAACATGGTTCTTATAAATTTGGGAGCATAG
- a CDS encoding YecA family protein: MDEKIDKKTKEALIKAMEYAKAYNQQLQENREKRLWKKVDIPCSLYDAINGLTKAEMDAIRKNYDFKNLSSLKKAELASELARLIPLKFKNVVYTLDKSRYDFIKIVIENSGVIPDIGISAANAEVFMGYSIIFPGLYDNQKVLFMPDELIDIFSSIDGRELESIVKRNTEWIQLTHGLLYFYGVMDAWRVKEKVKKLIGQEVDIKEFMNVMSFACDFYGQANRTPYGYADDRVFDAKKIVEEHKMRPGVDYYPFTKKQLLKAGNPDYIDKTPEMDSFINFLLEHYRLSDQEIKEIASQIVNIINADSKPALIIQYLQSFIEFPSFEFVQQLTAKIMELYNNTRLWVLKGHTPNELFQEERKYLQPLPAEPLKTAQSKAKVVDIVTRTKVGRNDPCPCGSGKKYKKCCGK, translated from the coding sequence ATGGATGAAAAGATTGATAAGAAAACAAAAGAGGCTCTGATAAAAGCCATGGAATATGCAAAGGCTTATAATCAACAGCTGCAGGAAAACAGGGAGAAGCGGCTGTGGAAGAAAGTTGATATTCCATGCAGCCTTTACGATGCCATAAATGGGTTGACAAAGGCTGAAATGGATGCAATCCGCAAAAATTATGACTTTAAAAATTTAAGCTCTCTCAAAAAAGCAGAGCTGGCATCGGAGCTTGCCAGGTTGATTCCATTGAAGTTTAAGAATGTCGTATATACATTGGATAAAAGCAGATATGACTTTATCAAAATAGTCATTGAAAATTCGGGAGTTATACCTGATATCGGTATTTCAGCTGCAAATGCTGAAGTATTTATGGGATACAGTATCATTTTCCCTGGATTATATGACAATCAGAAGGTATTGTTTATGCCGGATGAACTGATAGATATTTTTTCAAGTATAGATGGCAGAGAGCTAGAAAGCATTGTTAAACGCAATACGGAGTGGATACAACTGACACATGGATTGCTTTATTTTTATGGTGTCATGGATGCATGGAGAGTTAAAGAGAAGGTTAAAAAGCTTATAGGGCAGGAAGTTGATATTAAGGAATTTATGAATGTAATGTCCTTCGCCTGCGATTTCTATGGACAGGCTAATCGTACCCCATATGGGTATGCTGATGATAGAGTTTTTGATGCAAAGAAAATTGTTGAAGAACACAAAATGCGGCCAGGTGTTGACTATTATCCTTTTACAAAAAAACAACTGCTAAAAGCCGGCAATCCGGATTATATTGATAAGACACCGGAAATGGACAGCTTCATAAATTTTCTTTTAGAGCATTACAGGCTAAGTGATCAGGAAATAAAGGAAATAGCATCACAGATAGTCAATATAATCAATGCGGATTCAAAGCCGGCACTGATTATTCAATACCTGCAGAGCTTTATAGAGTTCCCGTCATTTGAATTTGTGCAGCAGTTAACTGCGAAAATAATGGAATTATATAATAATACCCGCCTATGGGTGCTAAAGGGGCATACTCCCAATGAGTTGTTTCAGGAGGAAAGGAAATACTTACAGCCTTTGCCGGCAGAACCTTTAAAGACAGCCCAGTCAAAAGCTAAAGTAGTTGACATTGTAACCCGTACAAAAGTAGGGCGGAATGATCCTTGTCCTTGCGGCAGCGGCAAGAAGTATAAAAAGTGCTGCGGAAAATGA